Proteins encoded in a region of the Streptomyces sp. NBC_01298 genome:
- a CDS encoding ArsB/NhaD family transporter: MSDWHSWAAVAVFAGAYILIISEWVHRVAAALGGAGLMLAIGATDDNAAFHSDKTGIDWNVIFLLLGMMMIVGVLKRTGLFEYLAIWSVKKARARPFRVMAMLVVITAVASALLDNVTTVLLVAPVTLLVCDRLKLSPVPFLLAEVFASNIGGTATLVGDPPNIIIASRAGLTFNDFLIHLAPLAAVLTVVLVLLCRVMFAEYFVYDEKRAAELMELREREAITEPRLLVQGLGVLALVVAGFVLHPVLHYEPSVVALLGAGLLVAISKVETGEVLGEVEWPTLAFFAGLFVMVGALIETGVIGDLAGSLADAIGGNELGGSMLLLGGSAILSGIVDNIPYVATMAPITSELVTNMGGNPDHVMWWALALGADLGGNATAIGASANVVVLGIAERNRHPISFWQFTKYGLIVTAVTIAVSALYLWLRYFALA; this comes from the coding sequence GTGAGCGACTGGCACAGCTGGGCCGCGGTCGCCGTCTTCGCCGGCGCCTACATCCTCATCATCAGCGAATGGGTCCACCGCGTCGCCGCGGCACTCGGCGGCGCGGGGCTGATGCTCGCCATCGGGGCGACCGACGACAACGCGGCCTTCCACTCCGACAAGACCGGCATCGACTGGAACGTCATCTTCCTGCTGCTCGGCATGATGATGATCGTCGGCGTCCTGAAGCGGACCGGGCTCTTCGAGTACCTGGCGATCTGGTCCGTGAAGAAGGCGAGGGCACGGCCCTTCCGGGTGATGGCCATGCTCGTGGTCATCACCGCGGTCGCCTCGGCGCTGCTGGACAACGTCACCACCGTGCTGCTCGTCGCCCCCGTGACACTCCTGGTCTGCGACCGGCTGAAGCTGTCCCCCGTCCCGTTCCTGCTCGCCGAGGTGTTCGCCTCCAACATCGGCGGCACCGCCACCCTGGTCGGAGATCCGCCCAACATCATCATCGCCAGCCGGGCCGGGCTCACCTTCAACGACTTCCTGATCCACCTCGCCCCGCTGGCCGCGGTCCTGACCGTGGTCCTGGTGCTGCTGTGCCGGGTGATGTTCGCCGAGTACTTCGTCTACGACGAGAAGCGCGCCGCCGAGCTGATGGAACTGCGCGAGCGCGAGGCGATCACCGAACCACGACTGCTCGTCCAGGGCTTGGGTGTCCTCGCCCTGGTCGTCGCCGGATTCGTCCTCCACCCCGTGCTGCACTACGAGCCCAGCGTCGTCGCCCTCCTCGGCGCCGGCCTGCTCGTCGCGATCTCCAAGGTGGAGACCGGTGAGGTGCTGGGCGAGGTCGAGTGGCCCACCCTCGCCTTCTTCGCGGGCCTGTTCGTCATGGTCGGCGCCCTCATCGAGACCGGCGTCATCGGCGACCTGGCCGGCTCCCTCGCGGACGCCATCGGCGGGAACGAACTCGGCGGCTCCATGCTGCTGCTGGGCGGCTCCGCCATCCTGTCCGGGATCGTGGACAACATCCCCTACGTCGCCACCATGGCACCCATCACCAGCGAACTCGTCACCAACATGGGCGGCAACCCCGACCACGTCATGTGGTGGGCCCTCGCGCTGGGCGCCGACCTCGGCGGCAACGCCACCGCCATCGGCGCCTCCGCCAACGTCGTCGTCCTCGGCATCGCCGAACGCAACCGCCACCCCATCAGCTTCTGGCAGTTCACCAAGTACGGCCTGATCGTCACCGCCGTCACGATCGCCGTCTCGGCCCTCTACCTGTGGCTGCGCTACTTCGCCCTCGCGTAG
- a CDS encoding TetR/AcrR family transcriptional regulator, protein MAAVATREQIVAAADRLFYHHGYEHTSFADIAGAVGLSRGNFYYHFKSKDAILDAVIDARLADTRRMLDQWEAEAPTPAGRIMRYVEIVLTNRADILDYGCPVGTLTTELAKLEHAMLGQAGRLFTLFRTWLREQFALLGPAEQADELAMHVLAFSQGVAVMANAFHDEAFIQREVDRMRDWLHTYEK, encoded by the coding sequence ATGGCTGCTGTGGCGACCCGCGAACAGATCGTGGCAGCGGCCGACCGGCTGTTCTACCACCACGGCTACGAGCACACCTCGTTCGCGGACATCGCCGGAGCCGTCGGCCTGTCGCGGGGCAACTTCTACTACCACTTCAAGTCCAAGGACGCGATCCTGGACGCGGTGATCGACGCCCGCCTCGCCGACACCCGGCGGATGCTGGATCAGTGGGAGGCAGAAGCGCCCACCCCGGCCGGCCGCATCATGCGATACGTCGAGATCGTGCTGACCAACCGCGCCGACATCCTGGACTACGGCTGCCCCGTGGGCACCTTGACCACGGAGCTGGCCAAGCTGGAACACGCCATGCTCGGCCAGGCCGGTCGGCTGTTCACCCTGTTCCGCACCTGGCTCCGCGAGCAGTTCGCGCTGCTCGGCCCGGCCGAGCAGGCCGACGAGCTGGCGATGCACGTGCTCGCCTTCAGCCAGGGCGTCGCCGTCATGGCCAACGCATTCCACGACGAGGCATTCATCCAACGCGAAGTCGACCGGATGCGCGACTGGCTGCATACCTACGAGAAATGA
- a CDS encoding flotillin family protein, whose protein sequence is MSPVVISVVGVVVLLVLLALVVVTRYKVAGPSEAFIITGRRGKKSTDPETGRTSTDNTGQKVVVGGGVFVVPFVQQRYTLDLSSRHIPIAVRGAVTLRGIKANLEGVAIVKVGGNEDAIRAAAQRFLQQQDGIVGFTQEVLSGALRAIVGRMSVEDIIRDRAAFAGQVAEEAEASLSGQGLVLDAFQIQDITTEGSYLEDLGRPEAARAKQEADIAEANSRRAAEQARLKAEEEIAVAERTLYLRQAEIKAETDAAAAQANAAGPLADADRQQQILAEQEKVAERQAALTDRQLDTQVRKPADARRYQAEQEAEALRVARVKQAEAERLAAIAAAQGEAERARLTGEGEKQRRSALAEAEAIEGAKRGEAERARRAAIAEAVRLEGDAEAAAILARGSAEAEAMRKKAEAFETYGDAAMIQMMVEALPQVVAKAAEPLSAIDKMTVISTDGASRLSRTVTDNVAQGMELLSSTTGVDLAQLLKGLTAPKASAVPESPAPNGKIEIAG, encoded by the coding sequence ATGAGTCCAGTCGTCATCTCGGTCGTGGGAGTCGTCGTACTCCTCGTCCTGCTCGCCCTGGTCGTCGTCACGCGCTACAAGGTCGCGGGGCCCAGCGAGGCGTTCATCATCACCGGCCGGCGCGGCAAGAAGTCCACCGACCCCGAGACCGGCCGGACGTCGACCGACAACACGGGCCAGAAGGTCGTGGTCGGCGGCGGGGTCTTCGTCGTCCCCTTCGTCCAGCAGCGCTACACCCTCGACCTCTCCAGCCGCCACATCCCCATCGCCGTCCGCGGCGCGGTCACGCTGCGCGGCATCAAGGCCAACCTCGAAGGCGTCGCCATCGTCAAGGTCGGCGGCAACGAGGACGCCATCCGGGCCGCCGCCCAGCGCTTCCTCCAGCAGCAGGACGGCATCGTCGGCTTCACCCAGGAGGTGCTCTCCGGCGCCCTGCGCGCCATCGTGGGCCGCATGTCGGTGGAGGACATCATCCGGGACCGCGCCGCCTTCGCAGGGCAGGTCGCCGAGGAGGCGGAGGCCAGCCTGTCCGGGCAGGGCCTGGTCCTGGACGCCTTCCAGATCCAGGACATCACCACCGAGGGCTCCTACCTCGAAGACCTCGGCCGTCCCGAGGCCGCCCGCGCCAAGCAGGAAGCCGACATCGCCGAGGCCAACTCCCGCCGGGCCGCCGAGCAGGCCCGCCTGAAGGCGGAGGAGGAGATCGCGGTCGCCGAGCGCACCCTCTACCTGCGCCAAGCGGAGATCAAGGCCGAGACCGACGCGGCCGCGGCCCAGGCCAACGCCGCCGGTCCCCTGGCCGACGCCGACCGGCAGCAGCAGATCCTGGCCGAGCAGGAGAAGGTCGCCGAGCGCCAGGCCGCCCTGACCGACCGCCAGCTCGACACGCAGGTCCGCAAGCCCGCCGACGCCCGCCGCTACCAGGCGGAACAGGAAGCCGAAGCGCTCCGGGTCGCCCGCGTCAAGCAGGCCGAGGCCGAGCGTCTCGCGGCCATCGCCGCCGCCCAGGGTGAAGCCGAACGAGCCCGCCTGACTGGTGAGGGTGAGAAGCAGCGCCGCTCCGCCCTGGCCGAGGCCGAGGCCATCGAAGGTGCCAAGCGCGGCGAGGCCGAACGCGCCCGCCGCGCCGCGATCGCGGAGGCCGTGCGCCTGGAGGGCGACGCGGAGGCCGCGGCCATCCTGGCCAGGGGATCGGCCGAGGCCGAGGCCATGCGGAAGAAGGCGGAGGCCTTCGAGACGTACGGCGACGCGGCGATGATCCAGATGATGGTCGAGGCGCTCCCGCAGGTCGTGGCCAAGGCCGCCGAACCGCTCTCCGCCATCGACAAGATGACCGTCATCTCCACCGACGGCGCGAGCAGGCTCTCCCGCACGGTCACCGACAACGTCGCCCAGGGCATGGAGCTCCTGAGCTCCACCACCGGCGTCGACCTGGCCCAGCTCCTGAAGGGCCTCACCGCCCCGAAGGCCTCCGCCGTACCGGAGTCCCCCGCACCCAACGGGAAGATCGAGATCGCCGGCTGA
- a CDS encoding CBS domain-containing protein — translation MPARELAEPYPHVTIDDTAVDAVRLLAEQNLPALLVLDTDGAPYAVVPGSQLVRQLVPEYVMEDPLLAAVIDDRHAEALADDLAGKTVAEWLPRRTFKPPYVGPDAGALQIAAVMARSHVPLVAVLERDGKESRLLGVVTAAALMRHLLASGGQA, via the coding sequence ATGCCAGCCCGTGAACTCGCCGAGCCCTACCCGCACGTGACCATCGACGACACGGCCGTCGACGCGGTCCGGCTGCTGGCCGAGCAGAACCTGCCCGCGCTCCTGGTCCTCGACACGGACGGCGCCCCGTACGCCGTGGTCCCCGGCTCCCAGCTCGTACGGCAGTTGGTACCCGAGTACGTGATGGAGGACCCGCTGCTGGCAGCCGTCATCGACGACCGGCACGCCGAAGCCCTCGCCGACGACCTCGCGGGCAAGACGGTCGCCGAGTGGCTGCCCCGCCGTACGTTCAAGCCGCCCTACGTCGGACCGGACGCGGGGGCCCTGCAGATCGCGGCCGTCATGGCCCGTTCCCATGTCCCGCTCGTGGCGGTCCTCGAGCGGGACGGCAAGGAGAGCCGGCTCCTCGGGGTGGTCACCGCCGCCGCGCTGATGCGGCACCTGCTCGCGTCGGGCGGGCAGGCGTGA
- a CDS encoding DM13 domain-containing protein — MVAATLMLGVGLYWFQPWKLWQDATVHEALPAAAPSAPAPGTTPSPTTPSAAPSAPAGPQTLAQGALISHEHTTTGTAKLIRLPDGSRTLRLENLDTSNGPDLRVWLTDAPVKEGEAGWSVFDDGKHVSLGKLKGNKGDQNYEIPADVNLADYSSVTIWCDRFDVSFGAAALATV; from the coding sequence ATGGTCGCGGCGACGCTGATGCTGGGCGTAGGCCTGTACTGGTTCCAGCCGTGGAAGCTGTGGCAGGACGCGACCGTCCACGAGGCCCTCCCGGCGGCAGCTCCCTCCGCCCCCGCACCCGGGACAACGCCCTCACCCACGACCCCATCGGCGGCCCCGAGCGCTCCGGCCGGCCCGCAGACCTTGGCCCAGGGCGCGCTGATCAGCCACGAGCACACCACCACGGGCACGGCGAAGCTGATCCGGCTCCCCGACGGCTCCCGCACCCTCCGGCTGGAGAACCTCGACACCAGCAACGGCCCGGACCTCCGCGTCTGGCTCACCGACGCCCCGGTGAAGGAGGGCGAGGCGGGCTGGTCCGTCTTCGACGACGGCAAGCACGTGAGTCTGGGCAAGCTCAAGGGCAACAAGGGCGACCAGAACTACGAGATCCCCGCCGACGTGAACCTGGCCGACTACAGCAGCGTCACCATCTGGTGCGACCGCTTCGACGTCTCCTTCGGCGCGGCGGCCCTCGCGACCGTGTAA
- a CDS encoding YciI family protein codes for MRDHMFVVLLRFSDNKAAAGQHMAGHQEWIQRGLEDGVFLLVGGIQPGLGGAVLAHNTSPEELSKRVDEDPFVAQDVVTAEIIEIAPGMADERLSFLL; via the coding sequence ATGAGAGATCACATGTTCGTGGTCCTGCTTCGGTTCTCCGACAACAAGGCCGCCGCCGGCCAGCACATGGCCGGCCACCAGGAGTGGATCCAGCGCGGACTGGAGGACGGGGTCTTCCTCCTGGTCGGCGGCATCCAGCCCGGCCTCGGCGGCGCGGTCCTCGCCCACAACACCTCGCCCGAGGAGCTGAGCAAGCGCGTCGACGAGGACCCGTTCGTCGCACAGGACGTCGTCACGGCAGAGATCATCGAGATCGCACCGGGCATGGCGGACGAGCGCCTGAGCTTCCTGCTGTGA
- a CDS encoding PucR family transcriptional regulator produces MVESQTPENHLAGYAETLLHACATGRRLTRDELESRRAEGERAAEAGLPLRALIRDHLAAAQAVRPLPEPGPLLAAVEQAVDAFVEGYERAQQQAVRQEEAARREFIDDLLYGGSDLGRLAERAERFGLRLSQSHGVAVATGPEPYGDGYPVARGIESAVLARFPGRQILLTTKDGRLICVAPGDQPDVLAYFAKRAYAATDGGRVAIGRPHPGAGGVVHSYEEALNALDLARRMGLEGPVLHAADLLVFPVLTRDRQAMADLVESTLGPLREARGGARPLLDTLNAYFDSGCVSTEAARRLSLSVRALTYRLDRIHTRTGADPADPLNRYTLQTAVIGARLLGWPDGEA; encoded by the coding sequence GTGGTGGAGTCACAGACGCCGGAGAACCATCTCGCGGGGTATGCCGAGACGCTCTTGCACGCCTGCGCCACGGGCCGCCGGTTGACCCGCGACGAGCTGGAATCACGCCGTGCGGAAGGGGAGCGGGCGGCGGAAGCCGGACTCCCGCTCCGTGCCCTGATACGCGATCACCTTGCCGCAGCCCAGGCCGTACGGCCCCTTCCCGAGCCGGGCCCGCTCCTGGCGGCCGTCGAGCAGGCGGTGGACGCCTTCGTCGAGGGGTACGAACGGGCCCAGCAGCAGGCCGTGCGCCAGGAGGAGGCGGCGCGCCGTGAGTTCATCGACGACCTCCTCTACGGGGGCAGCGACCTGGGTCGGCTGGCGGAGCGTGCCGAACGCTTCGGGCTGCGCCTCTCGCAGTCCCACGGCGTCGCGGTGGCCACCGGCCCCGAGCCCTACGGCGACGGCTACCCGGTGGCTCGCGGCATCGAGTCCGCGGTCCTGGCCCGATTCCCGGGCCGGCAGATCCTGCTGACCACGAAGGACGGTCGGCTGATCTGCGTGGCCCCCGGCGACCAGCCCGACGTACTGGCCTACTTCGCCAAGCGGGCGTACGCGGCCACGGACGGGGGCCGCGTCGCGATCGGCCGGCCACACCCGGGAGCGGGCGGGGTCGTCCACTCCTACGAGGAGGCCCTGAACGCGCTCGACCTCGCCCGGCGGATGGGCCTGGAAGGGCCGGTGCTCCATGCCGCCGACCTGCTCGTCTTCCCGGTGCTGACGCGTGACCGGCAGGCCATGGCCGACTTGGTCGAGAGCACCCTCGGCCCCCTCCGCGAGGCCCGGGGCGGCGCTCGGCCGCTGCTCGACACCCTCAACGCGTACTTCGACAGCGGCTGTGTGTCGACAGAGGCGGCCCGACGCCTCTCCCTCAGCGTGCGGGCGCTCACGTACCGGCTGGACCGCATCCACACCCGGACCGGCGCCGATCCGGCCGACCCGCTGAACCGCTACACGCTCCAGACCGCGGTGATCGGGGCCCGCCTGCTGGGCTGGCCGGACGGCGAGGCCTGA
- a CDS encoding cation:proton antiporter, whose protein sequence is MVLVAVFGASLLIAVLLSGLAARTVLSTSLLFLLGGALVSDGFLGLVHITADSEIVAVTADLALFAVLFTDGMHVSLPKLRRNWKNPARALGLGMPLAMAGMALITHYLVGLDWTTSFLVGAVLAPTDPVFASAIVGRKEVPAKLRQLLNVESGINDGLALPVVLILIAAAGPTSGQAQVSVGTIGLELGLGLVFGIVLPLAIAGLVRLRLLGAEPKLQPLLPLATGIILYGLCHLTDANPYLAAFSAGAVLASVSPAAKTVFEPLGEALSELAKFAALLVFGALLTPALFGDLSGGGYVAVVLAIVLIRPASFLVSLLGARIERREKLVAAWFGPKGFASVVYGLLVLQAGIPRGEEAYTLIAVCIAFSIIAHSSTDVPIARLFHVDDLAGIPTGLDAPQPSVPSVPAPSSAPDQEKHHASP, encoded by the coding sequence ATGGTGCTCGTCGCCGTCTTCGGTGCTTCTTTGCTGATCGCCGTCCTGCTGTCCGGGCTCGCGGCCCGTACCGTCCTTTCGACCTCCCTCCTCTTCCTGCTGGGCGGGGCTCTGGTCAGTGACGGATTCCTCGGGCTCGTCCACATCACCGCCGACAGCGAGATCGTCGCCGTCACCGCCGATCTGGCCTTGTTCGCCGTGCTGTTCACCGACGGAATGCACGTCTCGCTGCCCAAGCTGCGCCGGAACTGGAAGAACCCGGCGCGCGCACTGGGGCTGGGGATGCCCCTCGCCATGGCCGGCATGGCCCTGATCACCCACTACCTGGTGGGCCTGGACTGGACGACCTCGTTCCTGGTCGGTGCCGTGCTCGCGCCCACCGATCCGGTGTTCGCCTCCGCGATCGTGGGCCGTAAGGAGGTCCCGGCGAAGCTGCGGCAGTTGCTGAACGTCGAGAGCGGCATCAACGACGGGCTCGCGCTGCCCGTGGTGCTGATCCTGATCGCCGCCGCCGGCCCCACGTCCGGACAGGCGCAGGTCTCTGTGGGCACGATCGGCCTGGAGCTCGGGCTGGGGCTCGTCTTCGGCATCGTGCTGCCGCTCGCGATCGCGGGACTGGTTCGGCTGCGGCTGCTGGGGGCGGAGCCCAAGCTCCAGCCGCTGCTGCCGCTGGCGACCGGGATCATCCTCTACGGGCTGTGCCACCTGACCGACGCCAACCCGTACCTGGCCGCCTTCTCCGCGGGCGCCGTGCTGGCCTCGGTGTCACCCGCGGCGAAGACGGTCTTCGAGCCGCTCGGCGAGGCGCTCTCGGAGCTCGCGAAGTTCGCCGCGCTGCTCGTCTTCGGCGCGCTGCTGACCCCCGCGTTGTTCGGCGACCTTTCGGGGGGCGGGTACGTGGCGGTGGTGCTGGCGATCGTGCTGATCCGGCCCGCTTCGTTCCTGGTGTCGCTGCTGGGGGCGCGGATCGAGCGGCGGGAGAAGCTGGTCGCGGCCTGGTTCGGGCCGAAGGGCTTCGCGTCCGTCGTGTACGGATTGCTGGTGCTCCAGGCCGGCATCCCACGAGGCGAGGAGGCGTACACATTGATCGCCGTCTGCATCGCCTTCTCGATCATCGCCCACAGCAGCACCGACGTACCGATCGCCCGCCTGTTCCACGTGGACGACCTCGCGGGCATCCCCACCGGCCTAGACGCTCCGCAGCCCTCCGTTCCCTCCGTTCCCGCCCCGAGCAGTGCACCCGACCAGGAGAAGCACCATGCCAGCCCGTGA
- a CDS encoding DUF4394 domain-containing protein has protein sequence MRTRKSTIALSVAVAAALSTPVLASADGDMHGMDRMDHKSLTAIGLTSDQRLVEFMVDRPAKTMSIGKVSGLKGDTKIVGIDFRVQNEKLYGVGDKGGVYTLSTGNAKAMKVSQLTVALAGARFGVDFNPAANRLRVISDTGQNLRHNIDDNAAPLTTTVDGPLTNPTTPPSTAMGVTGAAYTNNDLNAATATSLFDIDTTADRVSLQSPANAGTLAPTGTFGVNAGPDAGFDIYFAPKQGTNQGFATLNTGNTFRLYGINLLTGAAHDMGAFPKDRQVTDIALPLNQN, from the coding sequence ATGCGTACGCGCAAGAGCACCATCGCCCTCTCGGTCGCCGTGGCCGCGGCCCTGTCCACACCCGTCCTGGCCTCGGCCGACGGCGACATGCACGGCATGGACCGGATGGACCACAAGTCGCTCACCGCGATCGGGCTGACCTCCGACCAGCGACTGGTGGAGTTCATGGTCGACCGGCCCGCGAAGACCATGTCGATCGGCAAGGTGTCCGGCCTCAAGGGCGACACCAAGATCGTCGGCATCGACTTCCGCGTGCAGAACGAGAAGCTCTACGGCGTCGGTGACAAGGGCGGCGTCTACACGCTCAGCACCGGCAACGCCAAGGCCATGAAGGTCTCCCAGCTCACCGTCGCCCTCGCCGGGGCCCGGTTCGGCGTGGACTTCAACCCCGCCGCCAACCGGCTGCGCGTGATCAGCGACACCGGGCAGAACCTGCGCCACAACATCGACGACAACGCCGCCCCGCTGACCACCACCGTCGACGGCCCCCTCACCAACCCGACGACGCCTCCCTCGACCGCCATGGGCGTCACCGGAGCCGCGTACACGAACAACGACCTCAACGCGGCCACCGCCACCTCGCTGTTCGACATCGACACCACGGCCGACCGCGTCTCCCTCCAGTCCCCCGCCAACGCCGGCACGCTCGCCCCGACCGGCACCTTCGGGGTCAACGCCGGCCCCGACGCAGGCTTCGACATCTACTTCGCCCCCAAGCAAGGCACCAACCAGGGCTTCGCCACCCTCAACACCGGCAACACCTTCCGCCTCTACGGAATCA